From a single Bacteroidia bacterium genomic region:
- a CDS encoding AAA family ATPase, translated as MEKDLLNLVKANTKIVQIISFESLRIHAMLVSVSKETEKNLYIWNRVEGIKKWDIKKRSFTDEDEEVQTPDMALKFFNEKENIILLLEDFHPDLTDDKPRIIKTLRNIALRNDKSKTLVLSQPFHQLPRELEKEVHIIDLPYPDFNDIKAIYNKVCKEHQISASTEPDTDLIEAALGLTIMEAEKAFSLAYIENESLSSNEVPLVIREKENVIKKSGYLEYYHPKETMTDVGGLTNLKEWLIKRGRGFDKGAKEFGLTYPRGILLLGIPGTGKSLTAKAIGNEWHFPLLRLDMGKIFGGIVGESEKNIREALNIAEAIAPSILWIDEIEKGMSGISSSGGSDGGTTARVLGTFLTWMQEKSKPVFVVATANDISQLPPELLRKGRVDEIFFVDLPSQKEREEIIKIHLKKKNRKPKNFDTKKLAEESKGFSGAELEEVIKEALFQAYDEEKEITDEHISAAIAKTFPLSRTMHETIDKMRLWAKSRAVSASVEEPDKLDAEKDKELPKLKQESYSNPFIN; from the coding sequence ATGGAAAAAGACCTTTTAAACCTCGTAAAAGCCAATACTAAAATCGTTCAGATTATCAGCTTTGAATCTCTAAGGATACACGCAATGTTAGTGAGTGTATCTAAAGAAACTGAAAAGAACTTGTATATCTGGAATCGAGTTGAAGGGATAAAAAAATGGGACATAAAAAAACGCAGTTTCACAGATGAAGATGAGGAAGTTCAAACTCCTGATATGGCTCTAAAATTTTTTAATGAGAAGGAAAATATCATTCTTCTATTAGAAGATTTTCATCCTGACCTGACAGATGATAAACCAAGAATCATAAAAACGTTGAGAAACATTGCTTTGAGAAATGACAAAAGCAAAACTTTGGTTTTATCACAACCATTTCACCAACTGCCAAGAGAATTGGAAAAAGAAGTTCATATTATTGACTTGCCTTATCCAGATTTTAATGACATCAAAGCCATTTATAACAAAGTTTGCAAAGAACATCAAATTTCAGCTTCGACTGAACCTGACACCGATTTGATTGAGGCTGCCCTGGGCTTGACCATAATGGAAGCTGAAAAGGCATTTTCATTAGCATATATTGAAAATGAAAGTTTATCAAGCAATGAAGTTCCTTTGGTGATAAGAGAAAAAGAAAATGTAATTAAGAAAAGCGGCTACCTTGAATACTATCATCCTAAAGAAACGATGACGGATGTAGGTGGTCTGACCAACTTAAAAGAATGGTTGATTAAAAGAGGAAGAGGGTTTGACAAAGGAGCAAAAGAGTTTGGACTCACCTACCCTAGAGGGATTCTCTTATTAGGTATTCCAGGCACAGGAAAAAGCCTAACCGCTAAGGCGATTGGGAATGAGTGGCACTTCCCACTATTGCGACTTGATATGGGAAAAATTTTTGGTGGCATTGTAGGCGAATCAGAAAAGAACATTCGAGAAGCATTAAACATAGCTGAAGCTATTGCCCCGTCTATTCTTTGGATTGATGAGATTGAGAAAGGTATGTCAGGAATTTCTTCTTCTGGTGGCTCAGATGGAGGAACAACAGCCCGTGTTTTGGGAACATTTCTGACTTGGATGCAAGAAAAGTCTAAACCGGTTTTTGTGGTTGCAACAGCCAACGATATTTCACAACTTCCACCTGAATTACTCAGAAAAGGGCGTGTAGATGAAATTTTTTTTGTGGACTTACCTTCTCAAAAAGAACGAGAAGAAATTATTAAAATCCATTTGAAAAAGAAAAACCGTAAGCCAAAAAATTTTGATACAAAAAAATTAGCTGAAGAGAGCAAAGGCTTTTCTGGTGCAGAGTTAGAAGAAGTCATCAAAGAAGCGTTGTTTCAAGCCTATGATGAAGAAAAGGAAATTACGGATGAGCATATTTCTGCTGCAATTGCAAAAACTTTTCCTCTATCAAGAACAATGCACGAAACCATTGACAAAATGAGGCTTTGGGCAAAGAGCAGAGCTGTTTCGGCTTCCGTAGAAGAACCTGACAAATTGGATGCGGAGAAAGACAAGGAATTACCCAAACTCAAACAAGAATCTTATAGCAATCCTTTTATCAATTAG
- a CDS encoding sialate O-acetylesterase — protein MKPKALLLLAFVCLATFSSPAKVVLPAIFGDHMVMQQQTSAPLWGRADAGEKVTISASWDEMALSTYADSKGKWRIDLATPAAGGPYSIRIEASNLIVIDDILIGEVWLASGQSNMEWTLAKADLGAKEIAAANFPEIRLFKVERDVSSTPRFDCKGEWMVCSPESVKDFSAVGFFFAKQLQKELNVPVAVIQSTWGGTPSEAWTSRPALEAHRSFQDMLKKYDDEARQYRNNPRLPDPVHAKNPTTLYNAMIAPLIPFGIKGFLWYQGESNRYDPYLYGNLFPALIYNWRHDWASFLPFYFVQIAPYKYEFPLQGAGVREAQMFALQLPETGMAVTMDIGNPDDIHPTNKHDVADRLVRWALAKSYGRKDVVYSGPLYEQMSVENGAIRLSFLFAEGGLVAKGGPLTFFQIAGKDRVFYPAKAVIDGETILVSSEKVPEPVAVRFAFGNADMPNLYNQAGLPASSFRTDAWPLFFTCPAVQGVYDRTKDQFQVDVSYANSQNYQLFYTLDGTVPTSQSNLWNDPILVPDGTTVKVRAFAGEWGSDLVGENTFHKHLGMTGTVTYEQPFSTQYAAGGAFALIDGMYGSANFNDGLWQGWEGDDLSVVIDLGEKKDITSITTRFLQNQNQGIFLPSSVVYSLSGNGKKFDQVATFNFPVPKHAEKNEIKPCVKTFANATARYIKIDAKNAGQLPAWHSRSGEKAWILADEMVVE, from the coding sequence ATGAAACCCAAAGCCCTCTTACTTCTCGCGTTCGTATGTCTGGCTACTTTCTCTTCTCCGGCCAAAGTTGTCCTCCCCGCCATCTTCGGCGATCACATGGTGATGCAACAACAAACCTCCGCCCCGCTTTGGGGGAGGGCAGATGCCGGCGAAAAAGTTACCATCTCCGCTTCCTGGGACGAAATGGCGCTCTCTACCTACGCTGACTCCAAAGGCAAATGGCGCATAGACCTCGCTACACCCGCCGCCGGCGGGCCGTATTCGATTCGCATCGAAGCCTCCAATCTGATTGTCATCGACGATATCCTCATCGGTGAGGTGTGGCTCGCTTCCGGCCAGTCCAATATGGAATGGACCCTCGCCAAAGCTGATTTGGGCGCTAAGGAAATTGCCGCTGCCAATTTTCCCGAAATTCGCCTCTTTAAGGTCGAACGCGATGTCTCCTCCACCCCTCGCTTTGACTGCAAAGGGGAATGGATGGTCTGCTCCCCCGAAAGTGTAAAGGATTTCAGCGCTGTGGGCTTTTTCTTTGCCAAACAGCTGCAAAAGGAACTCAATGTCCCTGTGGCAGTGATTCAGTCCACCTGGGGTGGCACGCCCTCCGAAGCCTGGACCAGCCGCCCCGCCCTCGAAGCGCATCGCTCCTTTCAGGATATGCTCAAAAAATACGACGACGAAGCCCGTCAATACCGCAACAATCCCCGCCTCCCTGATCCCGTCCACGCCAAAAACCCTACGACGCTCTACAATGCCATGATCGCGCCGCTGATTCCTTTTGGTATCAAAGGTTTTCTCTGGTATCAGGGGGAAAGCAATCGATACGATCCTTATCTGTATGGCAACCTGTTCCCGGCCCTGATCTACAACTGGCGGCACGACTGGGCCAGTTTTCTGCCTTTTTATTTTGTGCAGATCGCTCCCTATAAATATGAATTTCCGCTTCAGGGTGCCGGTGTGCGCGAAGCGCAGATGTTTGCCCTCCAACTCCCTGAGACAGGGATGGCGGTGACAATGGACATCGGCAACCCGGATGATATTCACCCGACCAACAAACACGACGTGGCTGACCGGCTTGTCAGATGGGCTTTGGCGAAAAGCTACGGCCGCAAAGATGTGGTTTATTCGGGTCCGCTGTACGAACAGATGTCAGTTGAAAATGGGGCAATCCGGCTTTCTTTTCTATTTGCAGAAGGGGGACTTGTGGCAAAAGGCGGACCGCTGACTTTTTTCCAGATTGCGGGTAAAGACCGGGTGTTTTATCCGGCGAAGGCAGTGATTGACGGGGAAACGATTCTGGTATCTTCTGAGAAGGTTCCTGAGCCCGTCGCAGTTCGGTTTGCTTTTGGTAATGCTGATATGCCCAATCTCTACAATCAGGCGGGGCTGCCCGCATCGTCATTTCGCACCGATGCCTGGCCGCTGTTTTTTACCTGTCCCGCAGTTCAGGGCGTGTATGACCGTACCAAAGATCAGTTTCAGGTCGACGTGTCTTATGCCAATTCACAAAACTATCAACTGTTTTATACCCTCGACGGTACCGTTCCTACCAGCCAGTCGAATTTATGGAATGACCCGATTTTGGTCCCGGATGGAACAACCGTCAAAGTCAGGGCTTTTGCCGGTGAATGGGGATCTGATCTTGTCGGCGAAAATACTTTCCACAAACATCTGGGTATGACGGGAACGGTAACCTACGAACAGCCATTCAGTACCCAGTATGCTGCGGGAGGAGCGTTTGCGCTGATTGACGGAATGTACGGTTCGGCGAACTTCAACGATGGCCTTTGGCAGGGATGGGAAGGCGATGATCTGTCAGTAGTCATCGATCTGGGTGAAAAAAAGGATATAACCTCGATTACCACGCGCTTTCTCCAAAACCAAAATCAGGGGATATTTCTCCCCTCTTCCGTGGTGTATTCTTTGTCCGGCAACGGGAAAAAGTTTGACCAGGTGGCGACGTTTAATTTTCCGGTTCCGAAGCATGCAGAAAAAAACGAAATCAAACCCTGCGTAAAAACCTTTGCCAATGCCACAGCCCGATACATAAAGATTGACGCAAAAAACGCAGGCCAATTACCAGCCTGGCATTCACGCAGCGGAGAAAAAGCCTGGATTCTGGCAGATGAAATGGTGGTGGAATAA
- a CDS encoding PD-(D/E)XK nuclease family protein, translating to MTFLEIMVQQLKDEYGDAISDICIVVPTRRAVVFLRETLAKTYQKTLWAPRMVSIQDIIRELSGWQFPDILPLVYELYQVYSQVMKKHHPAWSEPFEVFYSWGEMLVKDFDELDKYEVDAEKLFTNIRDLKEIDAFFHLPEENMASIRQFWFTVRGQEGGVTEIQEKFLMIWQVLYEVYSRYRQTLFAKGLAYDGMAYREISSRLAKGELSFPWSKIVFVGFNALSTAEEKIFKGLLDAEKAIVYWDVDLAYFPKEETLTKTKYHKFLAGDAPGKFIRDYHGKWLDKESRIIVSDMQSTPKDIFVSGVPLQVGQARYLGNLLNEANIPKEKMSRNAIVLADENLLFPVLYSIPAHISPLNITMGFPLKQTNIFHLLMMVGRMLRNMRETPEGYQFAYQEVLDILNNPFIKAKEPHLSNHIRDEISKKNLVYVPLHILSSFDLPALLKHIFSPPKDASGQIAFYETIFGLLLEDTQANKDALDTEYVFHLYTQFNLLKEVMLAYGASYTFAGFSGLFREVLQKAKIPFEGEPLVGVQLMGFLETRVLDFENIYILAANEGNLPDTTTGNSFIPFSLRKGFGLPTFEEKDTIYAYHFYRLIQRAKTVHLIYNSVVNESGGAKELSRYIRQIRHFFRNNENLRIQEQVISTPVPYYETPPISISAGADTSGRLKERFRFDKNKPTARPYFSATGLTSYLGCSLRFYFRYVAEIREPEEIEQTMEANTLGKVVHTTMELLYGSYKNQVITPETIKILEDRLEECMEEAFVMQGLGSGKKLQGKNYLLRNVIRKICERVLAQDRISEPFEVISLEEDKAFFQTLEVDGEEYKFNGMFDRVDYLPEKNIVRIVDYKTGKVEMKAVTDLDETFDSDKYKEIFQGYLYAWMYNRIYPEAQVQVGYYTAKHMSDGIQMLNGGKVVSEPERIAFEQKLKSLVKDILTRDFIQTEDVQKCSYCPYKGICNRGI from the coding sequence ATGACCTTTCTTGAGATAATGGTACAACAACTTAAAGACGAATATGGCGACGCCATTTCGGATATCTGCATCGTTGTACCGACACGGAGGGCCGTAGTTTTTTTGCGTGAGACGCTGGCCAAAACCTATCAAAAAACGCTCTGGGCGCCTCGTATGGTTTCCATTCAGGATATCATCCGCGAATTGTCAGGCTGGCAGTTTCCCGATATTCTTCCGCTTGTATATGAACTCTATCAGGTTTACTCGCAAGTGATGAAAAAACATCATCCTGCCTGGAGTGAACCGTTTGAGGTTTTTTATTCGTGGGGGGAAATGCTCGTAAAGGACTTCGATGAACTGGATAAATACGAAGTGGACGCTGAAAAGCTGTTTACCAATATCCGGGACCTTAAAGAAATCGACGCATTTTTTCACCTGCCGGAAGAAAATATGGCTTCTATCCGCCAGTTTTGGTTTACGGTTCGGGGGCAGGAAGGAGGGGTAACGGAGATTCAGGAAAAATTTCTCATGATCTGGCAGGTACTGTATGAGGTGTATTCCCGCTATCGCCAGACGTTGTTTGCCAAAGGCCTGGCCTATGATGGCATGGCTTACCGCGAGATTTCATCCCGCCTCGCCAAAGGCGAACTTTCGTTTCCCTGGTCCAAAATAGTTTTTGTGGGTTTTAACGCATTGTCCACCGCTGAGGAAAAAATCTTTAAAGGTTTACTCGATGCAGAAAAGGCCATCGTGTACTGGGATGTCGATCTGGCTTATTTTCCCAAAGAAGAGACACTGACAAAAACAAAATATCATAAATTTCTGGCGGGAGATGCGCCGGGCAAGTTTATCAGAGATTATCACGGCAAATGGCTGGACAAGGAAAGCCGCATTATCGTCAGTGATATGCAAAGCACGCCCAAAGATATTTTTGTCTCAGGTGTGCCGCTTCAGGTCGGGCAGGCCCGTTATCTCGGTAATTTGCTGAATGAGGCAAATATTCCGAAGGAAAAAATGAGTCGCAATGCCATCGTACTTGCTGATGAGAATCTTCTTTTTCCTGTACTTTATTCTATTCCTGCCCATATCTCCCCGCTCAATATCACCATGGGGTTTCCACTGAAGCAAACCAATATTTTTCACCTGTTGATGATGGTGGGGCGGATGCTGAGAAATATGCGTGAAACGCCCGAAGGGTATCAGTTTGCTTATCAGGAAGTGCTGGATATCCTCAACAACCCGTTTATCAAAGCAAAAGAACCCCACCTCAGCAATCATATTCGCGACGAAATCAGTAAAAAAAATCTGGTATATGTCCCACTCCATATTTTGTCATCATTTGACCTTCCGGCTCTTTTAAAACATATTTTTTCGCCTCCCAAAGATGCTTCCGGACAAATTGCGTTTTACGAAACGATCTTTGGTCTGCTGCTGGAAGATACCCAGGCAAATAAGGATGCCCTGGATACAGAATATGTATTTCACCTGTACACGCAGTTTAACCTGCTTAAGGAGGTCATGCTGGCTTATGGGGCGTCTTATACATTTGCAGGTTTTTCAGGACTGTTTCGCGAGGTATTACAAAAAGCCAAAATACCTTTTGAAGGTGAACCCCTTGTCGGGGTGCAATTGATGGGTTTTCTTGAAACCCGGGTGCTTGATTTCGAAAATATCTATATTCTGGCTGCCAATGAAGGAAATCTGCCTGATACAACCACGGGTAATAGCTTTATTCCTTTCAGCCTGCGTAAGGGATTTGGTTTACCCACATTCGAAGAAAAAGACACCATCTATGCCTATCACTTTTACCGCCTGATTCAACGGGCAAAAACGGTTCATCTGATCTACAATTCTGTGGTAAATGAATCAGGTGGTGCAAAAGAGTTGAGTCGCTATATCCGGCAGATACGCCATTTCTTCCGAAACAACGAAAACCTTCGCATTCAGGAACAAGTGATCTCTACCCCGGTGCCTTACTACGAAACGCCACCGATATCTATTTCTGCCGGAGCCGATACTTCCGGGCGGTTGAAAGAACGTTTCCGGTTTGATAAAAACAAACCTACAGCCAGGCCCTATTTTTCTGCCACAGGTCTTACTTCTTATCTGGGCTGTTCGCTTCGGTTTTATTTCCGCTATGTGGCGGAGATCAGAGAGCCGGAGGAAATCGAACAGACGATGGAGGCAAATACCCTGGGAAAGGTTGTCCATACCACCATGGAGCTTTTGTATGGATCGTATAAAAATCAGGTGATCACGCCGGAGACCATCAAAATTCTGGAAGACAGGCTGGAAGAATGTATGGAAGAAGCTTTTGTGATGCAGGGGTTGGGGTCTGGAAAAAAACTTCAGGGGAAAAACTACCTGTTGAGAAATGTAATCAGGAAAATTTGTGAAAGGGTACTGGCTCAGGACAGGATCAGTGAGCCATTTGAAGTCATCAGCCTGGAAGAAGACAAGGCATTTTTTCAAACACTTGAGGTAGATGGCGAGGAATACAAGTTTAACGGAATGTTTGACCGGGTTGACTATTTGCCCGAAAAAAATATCGTCCGGATTGTCGATTATAAAACCGGGAAAGTAGAAATGAAGGCTGTGACAGATCTTGACGAGACCTTCGACAGTGATAAATACAAGGAAATATTTCAAGGTTATCTCTACGCCTGGATGTATAATCGTATTTATCCGGAAGCACAGGTTCAGGTGGGCTATTATACCGCCAAACATATGAGCGATGGCATACAGATGCTCAACGGCGGAAAGGTCGTCTCAGAGCCGGAGCGGATAGCTTTTGAGCAAAAGCTAAAATCTCTGGTCAAAGATATTCTGACCAGAGATTTTATACAAACTGAAGATGTTCAGAAATGCAGCTATTGCCCCTACAAAGGAATTTGTAACCGGGGAATATAG